A portion of the Amia ocellicauda isolate fAmiCal2 chromosome 22, fAmiCal2.hap1, whole genome shotgun sequence genome contains these proteins:
- the lonp1 gene encoding lon protease homolog, mitochondrial, which translates to MAACMRMWGACRQSYRDGAVLLKNKTWALCAGTGHLRGSQSLGASRPVAKRLYCVPGSLCQPSLRDGSAGMASMTAATRSAHLSQWRRLAGVCASGRNLLGCGEMVHYNQRRYLRDFGNRGSGGSAYSGDDGAESSGSGGDEAGDRGEGEAVYAPPQMTALTPMMVPEVFPNVPLIAVSRNPVFPRFIKIIEVKNKQLVDLLRRKVRLAQPYAGVFLKKDDSNESDVVESLDAVYHTGTFVQIHEMQDLGDKLRMIVMGHRRIRISKKLDMEPAEEPQPEPDDVKQKAARRKSKRPKKEGPVGEAMEEQVQQVELVIEPLSPPPSLEVLMVEVENVLHEDFQVTEEVKALTAEIVKTIRDIIALNPLYRESVLQMMQAGQRVVDNPIYLSDMGAALTGAESHELQDVLEEVNIPKRLYKALSLLKKEYELSKLQQRLGREVEEKIKQTHRKYLLQEQLKIIKKELGLEKEDKDAIEEKFRERLKERVVPQHVMEVIDEELNKLGLLDNHSSEFNVTRNYLDWLTSMPWGKYSSENLELSRAREVLEEDHYGMEDVKKRILEFIAVSQLRGSTQGKILCFYGPPGVGKTSIARSIARALNREYFRFSVGGMTDVAEIKGHRRTYVGAMPGKIIQCLKKTKTENPLVLIDEVDKIGRGYQGDPSSALLELLDPEQNANFLDHYLDVPVDLSKVLFICTANITDTIPEPLRDRMEMINVSGYVAQEKLAIAERYLVPQLRVLCGLDEQKTSITPEALTVLIRQYCRESGVRNLQKQVEKVFRKAAYSIVNGEVSSVQVTADNLQDFVGKPIFTVDRMYDVTPPGVVMGLAWTAMGGSTLFIETSLRRPRDSKNKDGSQEGSLEVTGQLGDVMKESAKIAYTFARAYLMREQPNNDFLVGSHLHLHVPEGATPKDGPSAGCTIVTALLSLAINTPARQNVAMTGEVSLTGKILPVGGIKEKTIAARRAGVNCMILPAENKKDFSDLPDFISQGLEVHFVEHYDQIYNIVFPPQ; encoded by the exons ATGGCCGCCTGCATGAGAATGTGGGGCGCTTGTAGGCAGAGTTACAGAGACGGGGCTGTtttgctaaaaaacaaaacatgggcGCTATGTGCAGGAACCGGACATTTGCGAGGGAGCCAGTCACTCGGGGCGAGCCGTCCTGTGGCCAAGCGCTTGTATTGTGTGCCCGGCAGCCTCTGTCAACCATCCTTACGGGACGGCAGCGCTGGGATGGCATCAATGACAGCAGCTACGAGGTCGGCGCATCTCAGTCAGTGGAGGAGGCTGGCTGGCGTGTGTGCCAGCGGGAGAAACCTGCTGGGTTGCGGGGAGATGGTGCACTACAACCAGAGGAGATACCTACGGGACTTTGGCAACCGAGGCAGTGGGGGCAGCGCTTACTCCGGGGACGATGGGGCAGAGAGCAGCGGCTCAGGGGGCGATGAGGCGGGCGACcgcggggagggagaagcggtGTATGCGCCGCCCCAGATGACAGCCCTCACGCCGATGATGGTGCCTGAGGTTTTCCCAAACGTGCCGCTGATCGCTGTCAGCAGGAACCCGGTTTTTCCAAGGTTCATCAAAATAATAGAG GTGAAGAACAAGCAACTGGTGGATCTGTTGAGACGGAAAGTCCGCCTGGCTCAGCCCTACGCCGGCGTGTTTCTCAAAAAAGATGACAG TAACGAGTCTGACGTGGTGGAGAGCCTGGATGCCGTCTACCACACTGGCACCTTCGTGCAGATTCACGAGATGCAGGACCTGGGGGACAAGCTGCGCATGATCGTCATGGGGCACCGGCGCATCCGGATCAGCAAGAAGCTGGACATGGAGCCGGCAGAGGAGCCCCAGCCGGAGCCGGACGATGTCAAGCAGAAGGCCGCCCGGCGCAAGAGCAAGCGGCCCAAGAAGGAGGGCCCCGTGGGGGAGGCCATGGAGGAGCAGGTGCAGCAGGTGGAGCTGGTGATCGAACCCCTCAGCCCCCCTCCCTCGCTGGAGGTGCTCATGGTGGAAGTGGAGAACGTGCTGCATGAGGACTTCCAGGTCACAGAGGAGGTCAAG GCCCTGACAGCAGAAATAGTGAAGACTATCCGTGACATCATTGCCTTAAATCCACTTTACAG AGAGTCCGTCCTTCAGATGATGCAGGCTGGACAGAGAGTGGTGGACAATCCCATCTACCTGAGTGACATGGGGGCGGCTTTGACGGGGGCAGAATCCCACGAGCTGCAGGATGTCTTGGAAGAGGTCAAT ATTCCCAAACGGCTGTACAAGGCCCTGTCTCTGTTGAAGAAGGAGTATGAGCTGAGCAAGCTGCAGCAACGCCTGGGCAGGGAG GTGGAGGAGAAGATCAAGCAGACCCACAGGAAGTACCTCCTGCAGGAGCAGCTGAAGATCATCAAGAAGGAGCTGGGTCTGGAGAAGGAGGACAAGGACGCTATCGAGGAGAAGTTCCGCGAGAGGCTAAAGGAGCGCGTGGTGCCTCAGCATGTCATGGAGGTCATCGACGAGGAGCTCAACAAACTCGGCCTGCTGGACAACCACTCCTCGGAGTTCAA TGTGACCCGAAACTACTTGGACTGGCTGACCTCCATGCCGTGGGGCAAATACAGTTCGGAGAACCTGGAGCTGAGTCGGGCGAGGGAAGTGCTGGAAGAGGACCATTATGGGATGGAGGACGTCAAGAAACGCATCCTG GAGTTCATCGCGGTCAGCCAGCTGAGGGGCTCCACGCAGGGCAAGATCCTCTGCTTTTACGGCCCCCCCGGTGTGGGCAAGACCAGCATCGCCCGCTCCATCGCCAGGGCGCTGAACCGTGAGTACTTCCGCTTCAGCGTGGGTGGCATGACGGACGTGGCGGAGATCAAGGGTCACAG GAGAACATATGTGGGAGCGATGCCGGGCAAAATCATTCAGTGCCTGAAGAAGACCAAGACGGAGAATCCTCTAGTTCTCATAGACGAG GTTGATAAGATAGGCCGTGGTTACCAGGGCGATCCTTCCTCTGCCTTATTGGAGCTGCTGGACCCAGAACAGAATGCCAACTTCCTGGATCACTACCTGGACGTGCCTGTGGACCTGTCCAAG GTCCTGTTCATCTGCACCGCCAACATCACGGACACTATCCCTGAGCCCCTGAGAGACAGGATGGAGATGATCAACGTGTCGGGATACGTGGCACAGGAGAAGCTGGCCATCGCGGAG AGGTACCTGGTACCTCAGCTGCGCGTGCTGTGTGGCCTGGATGAGCAGAAGACCAGCATCACCCCCGAGGCCCTGACGGTGCTGATCCGACAGTACTGCCGGGAGAGCGGCGTCAGGAACCTGCAGAAACAagtggagaag gTTTTCAGAAAGGCGGCGTACAGCATTGTAAACGGGGAGGTGAGCTCGGTGCAGGTCACTGCTGACAACCTGCAGGACTTCGTGGGGAAGCCCATCTTCACAGTGGACAGGATGTACGACGTCACTCCCCCGGGAGTGGTCATGGGCCTGGCCTGGACCGCCATgg GCGGTTCCACCCTGTTCATTGAGACGTCCCTGCGACGCCCTCGGGACTCCAAGAACAAGGACGGTTCGCAGGAGGGCTCCCTGGAGGTGACCGGGCAGCTCGGGGACGTCATGAAGGAGAGCGCCAAGATCGCCTACACATTCGCCCGCGCCTACCTCATGAGGGAGCAGCCAAACAACGACTTCCTGGTGGGCAGCCATCTGCACTTGCATGTGCCCGAG GGTGCCACCCCGAAGGATGGGCCGAGCGCAGGGTGCACCATTGTCACTGCGCTGCTCTCTCTGGCCATCAACACCCCCGCACGGCAGAATGTGGCCATGACTGGGGAGGTGTCCCTGACTGGCAAGATCCTGCCTGTAGGCGGCATCAAGGAGAAGACCATCGCG GCTAGACGAGCCGGTGTGAACTGCATGATTCTGCCAGCGGAGAACAAGAAGGACTTCTCTGACCTCCCTGACTTCATCTCCCAGGGGCTGGAGGTGCACTTTGTGGAGCACTATGACCAGATCTATAACATCGTGTTCCCCCCACAGTGA
- the LOC136718552 gene encoding cation channel sperm-associated auxiliary subunit delta-like — protein MAFLFTVGRAGQAWARDDESFQGLSGIVSSAAFVLEDLALVIDGRVYIYGLKNKNWTSAQGVDSLVTEVSSLQCCFSKDASCTVPYSPPHHGSRTVFAGGAMDHHGAVEGVFNIPALSAILVLKTDNNGTASFSYELSDLNLSSAGFSLRDPSSSVTVVQPAGLSGHLVIWTPQSLLFSPNHGQVVLPVELRGDYEGGQFPGSDVIIQQVTTTSAVTPGLSLSLIGRVAGEYSEIAVLTSGSLLYYGTLGMDASVVKIKILTDFSEQAVLSFGLLGELLVSQPVDDPDVGGVDFSHELIIVQHELQLVTPPLGTCPVGMLHGSFDGQAYYIDTEDVLDFSAVFIPLPPSKAFPLVTVTDPHILAFQAVSKESGMTSEGNKRYTLVRKCSLDGGLSTLKVDVMGRGLSCTEIPPLRAYINVGCPPGKHIQVLKNVTACTKGKLTQSTLQNFYSYTISKNIYDPQGLFRQNSATEDLNVLYSFADYQCPLLVKYDSLWLPTFELWANGQFVELVPADFVLFEVHGMYNYGYLQSVSSTDCVSQPQTWRSMLDAQLQPDPSTAWTRRNYRSCNDPEGPTLTSPWVYYEVLRAGSENRIAFPNYNGIYIFKATVVDPMYSFCELSTTFSVYVYGAPPEERTTKGLALGIFLTVFMGLLLFRFVLQSAPKA, from the exons ATGGCTTTCCTATTCACTGTTGGACGAGCCGGACAGGCCTGGGCCAGGGACG ATGAA TCTTTCCAAGGCCTCTCTGGCATTGTCTCTTCTGCTGCCTTTGTGTTGGAGGACCTTGCCCTGGTGATTGATGGCAGGGTTTACATATACggtctaaaaaacaaaaactggacTTCTGCCCAAG GTGTGGACTCACTGGTGACGGAGGTCTCTTCCTTACAGTGCTGTTTCAGTAAAGATGCTTCCTGCACGGTACCATATTCCCCGCCACACCATGGCTCCCGTACAGTCTTTGCTGGGGGTGCTATGGACCATCAT GGGGCTGTTGAGGGGGTCTTCAACATACCTGCACTATCAGCCATACTGGTGCTCAAAACAGACAACAATGGCACG GCTTCTTTCAGCTACGAGTTGTCGGATTTAAACTTGAGCTCCGCTGGGTTCTCCCTGAGGGACCCGTCCAgctcagtgactgtggtccagCCCGCAGGCCTCAGTGGACACCTAGTGATCTGGACCCCCCAATCTCTGCTCTTCTCCCCGAACCACG GACAAGTTGTACTTCCAGTAGAGCTGAGGGGTGATTATGAGGGGGGACAATTCCCGGGCTCTGATGTCATTATCCAGCAGGTCACCACAA CGTCCGCAGTTAcccctggtctctctctctccctcatcgGCCGTGTTGCAGGCGAGTACAGCGAGATTGCAGTCCTGACCAGTGGCAGCCTTCTGTACTACGGCACCCTCGGGATGGACGCATCAGTGGTCAAG ATCAAGATCCTCACGGATTTCTCCGAGCAGGCAGTGCTCTCTTTCGGCCTGCTTGGAGAGCTGCTGGTGAGCCAGCCGGTTGACGACCCCGATGTGGGGGGGGTGGACTTCAGCCACGAGCTTATCATTGTTCAACATGAGCTCCAACTCGTGACCCCCCCACTGGGCACCTGTCCG GTGGGAATGCTGCATGGCTCGTTTGATGGGCAGGCGTACTACATTGACACGGAAGATGTTTTAGACTTCTCTGCGGTTTTTATTCCCTTGCCCCCCAGTAAAGCTTTTCCTTTG GTAACAGTAACTGATCCGCATATACTGGCTTTTCAAGCGGTCTCTAAAGAAAGTGGCATGACTTCAGAGGGAAACAAGAGATATACACTGGTAAGGAAGTG CTCTCTGGACGGAGGTCTGTCCACTCTCAAGGTTGATGTGATGGGAAGAGGGCTCAGCTGCACTGAGATTCCTCCTCTG cGTGCATACATCAATGTTGGATGTCCACCTGGAAAGCACATACAGGTTTTAAA GAATGTCACTGCTTGCACCAAGGGGAAACTTACCCAGAGCACACTGCAGAACTTCTACTCCTACACCATTTCAAA GAACATATACGACCCCCAGGGACTTTTCCGGCAGAATTCAGCAACAGAAGACCTCAATGTGCTCTACAGCTTCGCCGATTACCAATGCCCCCTGCTGGTGAAATATGATTCACTCTGGCTGCCAACCTTCGAACT gtGGGCCAACGGACAGTTTGTGGAGCTTGTCCCAGCGGACTTCGTCTTGTTTGAAGTGCATGGGATGTACAACTATGGTTACCTGCAGAGTGTGAGCAGTACCGACTGTGTATCCCAGCCCCAGACCTGGAGGTCCATGCTGGATGCCCAACTGCAGCCCGACCCCAGCACTGCCTGGACCAGAAGG aattaCAGGAGCTGCAATGACCCAGAAGGGCCCACCCTGACCTCTCCATGGGTATACTATGAGGTTCTGAGAGCCGGCTCGGAGAACAGGATTGCGTTTCCCAACTACAACGGCATTTACATATTCAAAGCCACTGTGGTGGACCCCATGTACAG tTTCTGTGAGCTCTCCACCACCTTCAGCGTCTACGTGTACGGTGCTCCCCCCGAGGAGAGGACTACCAAAGGCTTGGCCCTGGGCATCTTCCTCACCGTATTCATGGGACTGCTGTTATTCCGGTTCGTTTTACAATCTGCACCAAAGGCCTGA
- the lmnb2 gene encoding lamin-B2 translates to MATATPSRSAAGTPRPAASTPLSPTRITRLQEKQELSHLNDRLAVYIDRVRALELENDRLMVKVSEKEEVTTREVTGIKALYEGELADARRVLDETARERARLQIDLGKVNAELEEVTRNYKKKDGDLAAAQARIKELEAMYNKSEASLNTALSENRALVAEVADLKAQLAKVEDAHAIAKKQLEAETLMRVDLENRCQSLQEDLDFRKNMFEEEVRETRRHREKRMVEVDTGKHQDYEFKLAQALQDLRRQHEDQVAIYKQELETTFQAKLENAKVSSDMNDKAASSAREELQEAHMRIESMGYQLAALQKQSSAAEERIRELEDLLAADREKFRRQLDAKEWEMAEMRDQMQQQLNEYQELLDVKLALDMEINAYRKLLEGEEDRLKLSPSPSSRVTVSRATSSGTVTRTSRTKRKRVEVEESGTILHPKFQMTQKAEASGGITIEEIDLEGKSVTLKNNSEKDQSLGSWRLKRQIGEGEEIAYKFTPKYVLKAGQTVTIWGSEAGVSHSPPSDLLWKSQASWGTGDDILTFLVNSDGEEVAKRTATKTVVEVEDDEDAEFGEEDLFHQQGDPKTATRECSIM, encoded by the exons ATGGCGACTGCAACCCCCAGCCGCTCAGCCGCCGGGACTCCCCGGCCGGCAGCGAGCACCCCGCTCTCCCCGACCCGCATCACCCGGCTGCAGGAGAAGCAGGAGCTCAGCCACCTGAACGACAGGCTGGCCGTGTATATCGACCGGGTGCGGGCACTGGAGCTGGAGAACGACCGCCTCATGGTCAAAGTCTCCGAGAAGGAAGAGGTCACCACACGGGAG GTAACAGGAATTAAGGCCTTGTATGAAGGAGAGCTGGCCGATGCCCGGCGTGTTCTGGACGAGACAGCCCGCGAGAGAGCCAGACTGCAGATCGACCTGGGCAAGGTGAACGCGGAACTGGAAGAGGTCACCAGGAA CTATAAAAAGAAAGATGGAGACCTGGCAGCAGCTCAAGCCCGCATTAAGGAGCTGGAGGCCATGTACAACAAGAGTGAGGCAAGCCTCAACACTGCGCTCAGTGAGAACAGAGCATTGGTTGCAGAGGTTGCTGACCTGAAAGCCCAGCTTGCTAAG gTTGAGGATGCCCATGCAATTGCCAAAAAGCAGCTGGAGGCCGAGACCCTGATGAGAGTAGACCTGGAGAACCGCTGCCAGAGCCTGCAGGAAGACCTGGACTTCAGGAAGAACATGTTTGAGGAG GAGGTGCGCGAGACTCGTCGTCATCGTGAGAAGCGCATGGTGGAGGTGGACACCGGAAAGCACCAGGATTACGAATTCAAGCTGGCCCAGGCTCTGCAGGACCTGCGCCGACAGCACGAGGATCAGGTGGCAATCTATAAACAGGAGCTGGAGACCACCTTCCAGGCCAAG CTAGAGAACGCCAAGGTGTCATCGGACATGAACGATAAGGCTGCCAGCAGTGCTCGGGAGGAGCTGCAGGAGGCGCACATGAGGATCGAGAGCATGGGGTACCAGCTTGCAGCACTGCAGAAACAG TCCAGCGCCGCGGAGGAGCGTATCAGAGAGCTGGAGGACCTGCTTGCCGCTGACCGGGAGAAGTTCCGCCGCCAACTGGACGCCAAGGAGTGGGAGATGGCCGAGATGAGGGACCAGATGCAGCAGCAGCTCAACGAGTACCAGGAGCTCCTGGATGTAAAGCTGGCTCTGGACATGGAGATCAATGCTTACAGGAAGCTGCTGGAGGGCGAGGAGGACAG GTTGAAACTGTCCCCCAGCCCCTCCTCCAGGGTCACGGTCTCTCGCGCTACCTCCAGTGGCACCGTCACCCGCACCTCCCGCACTAAGAGAAAGCGTGTGGAGGTGGAGGAGTCCGGCACCATCCTCCACCCCAAGTTCCAGATGACCCAGAAAGCAGAGGCCAGCGGGGGCATCACCATCGAGGAGATCGACCTGGAGGGCAAGTCTGTCACCCTCAAGAACAACTCTGAGAAG gacCAGTCTCTTGGCAGCTGGAGACTGAAGAGACAGATTGGTGAAGGAGAAGAGATTGCCTATAAATTCACTCCCAAATATGTCCTTAAGGCTGGACAGACTGTCACG ATCTGGGGTTCGGAGGCAGGAGTCTCTCACAGCCCACCTTCTGACCTGCTGTGGaagagccaggcatcttggGGAACGGGAGACGACATCCTGACCTTCCTGGTCAACTCTGACGGAGAG GAGGTGGCCAAGAGGACTGCAACTAAAACCGTGGTAGAAGTGGAGGATGATGAGGATGCAGAGTTTGGGGAAGAGGATCTCTTCCACCAGCAG GGAGACCCAAAGACTGCAACCAGAGAGTGTTCAATTATGTGA
- the rpl36 gene encoding large ribosomal subunit protein eL36 has protein sequence MAIRYPMAVGLNKGHPVTKNVAKPKHSRRRGHLTKHTKFVRDMIREVCGFAPYERRAMELLKVSKDKRALKFIKKRVGTHIRAKRKREELSNVLAAMRKAAAKKD, from the exons ATGGCGATCAGATATCCTATGGCCGTGGGCCTGAATAAAGGCCACCCAGTCACCAAGAACGTGGCCAAGCCCAAACACAGTCGCAGACGAGGG CACCTGACGAAGCACACCAAGTTTGTGCGGGACATGATCCGTGAGGTGTGTGGCTTCGCCCCGTATGAGAGGCGTGCCATGGAGTTGCTGAAGGTGTCCAAGGACAAGCGCGCCCTCAAGTTCATCAAGAAAAGG GTGGGGACTCACATCCGTGCCAAGAGAAAGAGGGAAGAGCTGAGCAATGTCCTGGCTGCCATGAGAAAGGCTGCTGCCAAGAAGGATTAA